Within Bactrocera dorsalis isolate Fly_Bdor unplaced genomic scaffold, ASM2337382v1 BdCtg033, whole genome shotgun sequence, the genomic segment AatgtttatgcaaaaatataatgtgtttatacattcatatatgtatgtatattgcttaCTATATAAAAAGAGAAAGATTTTGCacaaatgttatatatataaagccACTACCACTTCAGTGCGTTTTATGCAACGGTGTGACCCACTCGTATAACTGCGGCTACttaatgcaaattttaaaaacaactcGTCTTAGAAATCACTGGCAGAAGTTATCTgacagtatacatatatgttttgctttaaagcaataagtattttttctctgtaacaattatttttatacactaaaGATTGTGTAAACTTAACTTAGGGGAAATAAGAAACTACATCTGTTTGATCTGTAATTGTGCGTATTTTGAACATTTGGTTTTGTGAACGTGCATTCGACAGTGTTCACCTATTTTTAAATGcctttcatttaaaaaaagttatacttAAGAGGACATGCATTCATAGATGGAAAACTAGGCAGTGGTCTTCTTACAAAACTATAAATACTTAAGGCGACTGTGGAGATTTTTGATAACAGAAAAATCTCATTACATTTTatgttcttaattttttaatatatgcaatAACGGGATCCATTTTATTTACAAGTGCAAACGCTTATCACTGCTAAAATAAAAGTAGCACATGAGGCCCACTTTCGAAGCAGCTTTGGCAAAAATGATATAGTAAGTAAAAATCAATTGTTATACATATACTCATCatggaaaaatgaaaaaaaaaaaaaaatcttagaacGTTATCAGCTGATCAAATACGTCATGAAAAGTATACACTCTACTTAAAATAgtaatgttaaaaaagtatCAATTCAATAAACTACGACCTCATAGTGGTATAATGAGACTTATAGTGCATAGCTCTAGGTAGTATGTTTATGAACGGGTTTTAAATATAGACGATGCGGAGATTGACAGCTATTCCATATTGATTATATTTGATGAAATTATCGGCAATTGTTTCGAAATGCTACATCTTATAACATATAATGTAACATtatatatatcgctcatttgctgcaagaccggcataagtcaaaaaaatcgattcgccagaaaacgcgtttaaagttttcaacttactacaaccttacacggtgactccaaccttacacctcttctcaagcggagcatataagaggtattcatatgaatttttcactcaacatgaagtatgatataaagaacaattctgcagcattaactcaaaaatcacgttttttgaattatgccggtcttgcagcaaatgagcgatatataattaaaaacgaaaaattttgcatCACCTATAAGAAAGGTGTACATATTTCTTaacagttcttaacggctacatatatttttgtaaatctgtaaataaacatacataaagcATACTACGAATATTTATGTGAATTATTGCCAGCATACGAaggttaaattttacatttcggaaaaacaaaaacaaattaaattatcgaaaatcgctttattgtttttcaaaatattcatctGTACACTTTTGCAAGCTTTTGAATCAgttgtcgaagcacttttgccactctgattgaggtttCTGCAAAACACGCCTTTTGACGCTCCCCTGACTGTTGCTTTATGTGAAATTGTGAGTTTCCAAATCGCAACACTATGGTGGCAAATATAAAGGGCAACCTACTAGATGCTATTATGTTATTCAATTCCActtagtatttttttcaataacagaaagaatatttttttcactgttaCCGGTCAGAATAGTTTTTAAACTTCCtttatttaaaaagcaaattaaCACCCAAAGGATATTGTATGTTGATAAACTCGGCTGTAATCGCTTAAGCGTTGAGTGcgactttgaaatatttaatttaacctacatatatacatatatattcagaATAAAAAAGAGAAACTAAAGCCTCTGGAAATAAACTTCAACTTGTGTGTCATTTATGATCTTAAAGCTTAACATAAGGaggagtatacatatatagaatttCGTATGTTAatcaatgtcgtcgtaaatACTGAGCGATTAAATTTCTCGCAACATACTGTCTCAACCCCGCTCTGTCACTGAATATAGTTTTGATTTGCAAAGAACATTGCACTCTTTACTTTACAATTGATAGAAGCATTTTGAAATTGGAGTTAACGATGTTTTTATAATTGTTGATATtcatttttgtcaaatttttttgtttttgttcgaaattaaaaaaattttgctatcATAtcgtaattttgttttgttatttcttttttgtttttgtatggatAACAAAAGAACCAGTGTAATAGCGTTAAGGCATGAAGTTGCAAAATGTCCCAGTCGGGTTATTTTATTGCAGTTTAGAAAGATGTAAGGCGCTAGCGTGTCTAAAATTTGTTGTGATTGAACACTATTAGGTACTTCTcacatgaatatatatttaaatatatataaatagcaagtattcatattaatatatatatcaattttaaaaagtgaaattttttgtgagaagaaatgtttaatttgtgtatataactaaaaaaataaccaaaaatattacactaattaaacaaaaaaatctaaatagcAAAGATCTAACAAAGGCGAATTCACCAGTTATATATAGACCTACACTGCTTCAAAGCACTTAGATACGATTATAATTCATTTTCTTACTctggcattaaaaaaaatgctattccgttttattttactttctgCCTTAGTTTTGCCTTTAGTCTAAATTGTAGATGAGGTTCGATaatgttttttcatattttttgcagtATTGCTgaggagaaaaaaaaattgggcaACGACCAATATAAAGCACAAAATTACCATGCTGCGCTAAAGCTGTACTCTGATGCCATTCAATTGTGTCCTGATTTTGCTGCTTACTATGGCAATCGCTCCGCCTGTTACATGATGCTTTCCAACTATATAAATGCCTTAAGCGATGCTCGCCAAGCAGTTCGACTAGATCCGAAGTTCGACAAAGCATACGCACGCATTGCTAAATGCTGTTTAATAATGGGCGATATGATCGGCAGCGAGCAAGCTATTAAAAAGGTGCTCGAATTAGACTCACAAAGCAATGCCGTCAAAGTAGAACAACAGGGAATGCAGCAGTTGCGTCAGCTGGAGAAAACGATACAAACAAACTACGATTCTAAGGCATACCGCAATGTAGTGTACTATTTAGACAGTGCGTTGGCTATTGCTCCAGCTTGCCTTAGGTTGGTTTATATCAAAGACCATTGGGCACCTTTTTGCATATAATAATTACTGCGTAATCTTTCTTATTAATTTACAGATATCGCCTGCTCAAAGCTGAATGCCTTGCATTTCTTGGTCGCTGTGATGAGGCAGTTGACATTGCCGTAAGTGTTATGAAGTTAGATACCACTTCTGCGGATGCCATATATGTTCGCGGCTTGTGTCTTTACTACACCGACAATCTTGAGAAAGGTATATTGCATTTTGAACGTGCACTTCAGCTTGATCCTGATCATAAAAAGGCTAAAGAGATGCGAAACAAAAGTAAAGCACTGAAAGAAATGAAGGAAAATGGCAACACTCTTTTTAAGTCCGGCCGTTTTCGAGAAGCCCAAACTATATATACAGAGGCCCTAAAAATTGACGAGTTTAATAAGGATATAAATTCAAAACTATTGTACAATCGAGCTTTGGTAAACTCGAAAATTGGCTCTTTGCGTGATGCTATCGCCGATTGTACACGTGTTTTGGAAATAAATTCTCAGTATCTGAAAGCTTTGCTTCTTCGTGCGCGTTGTTACAATGATCTAGAGAAATTTGATGAGTGTGTGAATGATTATGAGGCGGCATTGCAGTTGCAGAAGACTCCCgagattaaaaaattattgcgaGATGCGAAACTTGCCTTAAAGAAGTCTAAGCGTAAAGATTACTACAAAATTCTTGGTATATCACGCAATGCGACCgaagatgaaataaaaaaagcatACCGTAAAAAAGCTTTGATTCATCACCCTGATCGCCATGCTAACAGTAGTGCAGAAGAACGCAAAGAGGAAGAgttaaaattcaaagaaatcgGTGAAGCTTATGCCATCTTGTCAGACCAACGAAAAAAGGTGCGATACGACAGTGGCCAAGATATAGAGGAACAGGAACAAggtaaatcgatttttttacttataaaacTATCTTATTATTTATCCGATTTCATTACTGATTTACTTGGTATaattatttgaaacaaaaaatgtgtttgttttttttttcagattttgatCCCAATCAAATGTTTCGACATTTCTTCCAGTTTAGTAGTGGAACCGGGCCGGGAGCATCATTTggatttgaattttaaatgccACGTGGCACAAAATTATGAAGACCACATACAGAATATGCAACACAGAATTTATTCTCAATAACGCATAAAGAAATCAACCGCAGACGTATTTGTGCAAACTCAAATATAAAAACAGAActaaattgttaaattattgTTTCTCGCTAATTCGAAAAAATgtgtggaaaataaaattattagcattttaaaaatttaaaaaatgatgtTCGTATTACATAATATTCCAAAAAAGTTAATCGTTAGAGCTAAATGCAGTAATTTGTGGTAACATACTTTGAAGCAACTGCAGATTAAACGTTTTAATAAAGGACTATAATGTTTATCTGAATGGATGTATGTTAATGCATTCCACTTGTAATGATAGGAGAACAATTGCtgatttggttttttaataGTAGGAAGTGTATTTGTATAGTctgctaatttttataaaataaatatttagatatttcATTTACGCATCCTATACACACGAGCTACTATTAATAGCTTAgtaatgcataaaaatattggtTATTTGTTAAATACACAAGCTATGGCTACTGGTTGGATATGGCTACAGATCTCTGTATACTAAAAAAGTACACAAGGCTTTATCATCGTACAatatagatattatattttagcaTGACATTGTCTGAACGGATAAGTATAACTTGTGGCCGATATCTCCATTGAGCAGATGTTTCTTCCCTGGCCTTATGCAGTTCCCTTAAACTATTTTTACAACTGCAGTTTTACGTCACCAGAATCAACTTGTGATCCAACCCTGTTTATCCGAAATTCAAATGAAGAGCCCAAAAGAAAGGCGCGATTGCCgtcctattaaaaatattatatacgtataataaatttgaatcTCGAcgttaattaatgaaaattaaacatttatttattttttccatttttatttaattcttatcTTCAGTTTTGCAAATCATGTCATTATTTGTCACATTTCTAAAATTGTTTCTAACTAGtaggtatatagtatatatgtatatgtatgtatatatacccatatgtatatatgaatgaacgtttacatatgtatatataataaaatataaaaaaaccttACGACTAAAGTTCTTTCAAATAAGGTACAGTATAATTCGTTTTAGTTTTCCACACCTATTTATACATAGATTTATTCAAAGCATTCATCATCTTCTACCAATTTGAGTTCAtgtacttttataaaaaatagttatatataaaaattttattaaattttatgacatATACACATTCCATTCAGTTCTGGGAATACATAACACTTGCACATTAGCACATCAATGATTTAAAATACAACGTACAATCATCCTAGAACTACTATATTTTCGTCCTTTTTGGTCGTTAAAGATCTTCCTACAATCACCTTTATGCTACATAAGACAGCGAATTTCTTTATAAGGATGAACCAACATATTCACgtttcataattttctttagttaagtgtaaaacacaattttcgtttttttttttgaaaacccaAGAAAAGTACTCACTgatttactaattttaattacattgcTATTGGATTAACTTGACTATATGAAGAATGGTCGGCACACATATTTATCAGTCactctacatacatacgtaagtttaaatttaacaccaatgtatatgtatacatatacatatgtatgtatgtaccacgTCTTTTACacgtgtacatatgtttaaGTTTAGGACTTCTCTTTGCTTATATTTAGGATATTGTATTTTGCATTGTAAAAATTGCTTATAAATAGTGTATAttcttaataaaatacaaatatataaataattatagcatatggattgaaaaaaaataaataaattaaaacgtaTAAGAATTACTTGAAATTTACTTATAGTAAAAATGCTATTACATTTTATGTACTTATCCATGACGgtttactttattatttgtatgtatgtatgtacatatgtgttaacTCCTCATAcagtgtatatttgttttagttaaaGGTATATAGGttcgattttgtattaaaaagatGACTGAAAAATAAGCGAGGTACATAATTCTTTGAATTCATTTCAATTGATTTTGTTCCTTTTTGCTGGCttagcatttttttttcaatatcattaaatatatgaaaccgttaaaaaatggaatttctAACACTCACACTGACATATTCGTGACTAGATAACTGATTACACTTGCAACAGATCTAATATCCCTTTTATAGTACATGTAAGCATTCAAGTCTGAGTTGAGAGATGCTGAGAGGTTTGGAAAAGGAAATTTATCAAGAGAGCTAATGAGTaatcaattataaatttttaaataaacgaGTGCatttagcaaataatttttttttacgtgtACCTAAGCAATCAGGTAACATTTCTGaaaagaaatatgtttttttttacttgctgAACATTAATTTAAAGGACTTATTTAGGGGTTGcatatagtctcataaagttataagttataacgattcgaaaacatagcattgaaaattgtaattgtgtaaactcatttttgtatgtaatccaaaaataatttttttaaacaagtgtaaaaatttataattttatgactttacgatgctttatgacaggttgtgagtaccccaatttattttcaatgttaaTTTGCGTGGGATGCactagtgaaataaaaaagaatcaaAAACATCGAGTCATTATTATTAATCGACGTAACGTCAAAATACTTAATGAAAATCTGTTCCCTAACATGCGAATTGAATACCGAAAGATTTTACATAATTAAAAGGTTTTAAGGACACAGTTCATATCCATCgtaagaaattataaataaatctgttcaagtaaattaatttatgtatgtatatttgaatttgTACTGGAAggatttttgtataattttataagGGTTAATTCTTAAATATCatgattttattaaacaatacaTGTATTTAAACAAACAGGGAATTATGATAGATTATTCGATTACCAGGAGGAGTGCCAAACAGAAGAACTTCTTTTTTCAATACGTTCCTTTtgtgaaaatcttttttttttggtataaaattgTTAGGAAACATAATATGTTCTGTGTTTTCGTTATATTTAGAAACCCTTACGTAACCTTGTTAGCTGCTGTCACTTAGGTTGGATGTGAGCATTTCGTTCAAGCTCGTTGAATTGACCATAAAAAAGAACTTCACTTATTAACTTTTCGGCTATGATTCTTTGGGTGCGGTCCATCGATCGGAGTTTTAATGTAACATTCGATCCAATGAAATCGCAATCATCTTTATTCAGACTTTCAGCGTAAATagcagctgcagcagctgcagcaGATGTGGATGCTGCTTCCTGGGATGTGCTTTTGATGCGTCCACTAGTGCTTGTGGCAGTCTCTTCTGATAAACTTTCGTTAGACAATAAGGAATTCATAAGCATTTGCCCTGCGGTTGAGGCTGTTGCCGATACTGAACTCAGTTTACGCATATTTAGTGGAGCAAATTTCTCATCTATCGACTCGGATGAGTGGCGTAAATTCCGTGGTAGtacaaattggctaaaatttATGCCTTTAGCCGCAGCGGCGGCTGCCGCGCTTACGCGCAAATCTTGCGCAAAATCATCAGGGTCAGCCCCTCCGATTCGGTTCTCATCAATCGAGCTATATGAACGATGGGAATCGGGCGGAGCTGGAGGATGAGGGGGGTGAAAGTAATCTACAAGTTCTCGCTTTATGTCTAACTCCTCATGGTCACGCGTAGTACGACGCCGCTTTTCGTGCGATTCAATAATATTAGATATAGGACTAGAACCTCCATCGTTTGGTTCAACGATGGCTCCCTCTACACCGGTACGCCCGCTAATACCACAAGTGTTGTCGCTGTTGCATCTTTCAGTTATAGCGGTATTACCAACGCAATTGACATGAGCTCCGACGTCGCTGCTTCCACTTACGTTGTGTAAACTGGACGGTGTTGAGCGTTCACGCTTTGTTAAGATTTCGTCTTTGTCTTCAATATCTGAGGATTCCATTGGCTTTTGAGGACTGGCGGTTATATCACTGTTACTACTTCCACCGAAAAGACTACGCGTTGCACTGCTTGCCACATTCATTTCACTTTGCGAGTTTGGGAAGGGCATAGGTAAGGGAACTCGCAACGGGTTTCGATCGTTATCGATTGGCGGTGAATATTGGCCAACAGTGTTCCATGTATCCAATGCCGTGTTACTGGCTATCAGCATCGGTAGGCTTATGCCCATCTACAACAAAAGATAGAAACCTTTAAAATctctaaaacattaaatttatgcAGTGGTTTTTAGAGTAAAAGTACGTTTTTAAGATAATCGCGCTCATGAAAGCAATAATCTCAATTTATTCATATACTCATGTGCATAGTCAATACAAAGGTATGCTcggtaaatttaaatatatttaatataaaattaataaaaaattttgaaagctatcattaagaaatattaagtatttattattttttatttatacggTTGGCGCTATACCACATCGAATGGTCAATCTGTATGGCATCTTAGGaaagaaatgtgaaaatttaacACTGGTCTGCCATAGTTTAATGCTCCCTCTACCTATAGtgattttcgttattttagCAAACTTCTGTGTGtgtattattttcacaaaattatatatacacatgttcTTGAGTATACATTAGTAATGGCAAAGGTTAATGCAATCGGTGATATAGTGACTCCATCCTATTTGAGTTTCTGACTTTAAAGCGTTTAAGTTTATCaaaatatgtgatattttaacttatttatgtgaaaaattttcattaaatactgTGTTTTAGCACagaatatgaatgaaatcggtcTAAATCTTGGTTCAAACTACATATCCCTAATATACTGATTTCCGATCCCGTGGTGGATGATTTCTCATATacccaatatattaaatttagcttcTTCGGTGCGTTaatatcatatgtatatgtaccataGGCTGGTAGTGAAAGAGAGCAATGCGAAATATCTCACGGCACTGTTGACTATCATAACTTtaaaatcgtagataatttcgtctatcttggcaCCAGTATCAACACCACAACAATGTTACCCAAAAAAacccaacacagaataactcttgccaacaggtgccacttcaaactgagtagacaattgaggagtaaagtgctctctcgacgaacgaagaccaaactctatTGTTCCTCTCCTGCTATATGATATAGAGGCATGGGCAATGaccacatctgatgagtcgacgttacgagttttcaagaagatttatggttctatgagctttggcaacggcgaatatcgcattcgatggaaagaggaagacctccacttcgttggagagatcaggtggaggaggacctggctgcacttggaatctcgaattggcgccaaattgctaaaagaagaaacgattgacACGCTGTttttaactcagctataaccgcgtaagtggtgtctacgccattaaagacGAAGAACATGTTTCTACAGAGTTTAATAGTTTCGTTCATCAAATGGTTGCTTGTATAATCTAAACCTAAATATAATCGACTTAGATATAGAGTtgcatatgcaaatataaatgatcaggatggtGTGACGAGTTGAATTCTGAGTGACTGCCTGCCTGTCTGTCcatgcaagcgataacttgagtaaaaatttagatattttcaTGAATCTTGGGTATGGAAAGTTAGGTGGAAGATGCAACAGCCTGCTAGCAAAGTTATGGCTTCTATATTTTGAGGTGCTCATGGAATAATCAACTTCACTATTACATACCGTTATTTGATATTTAGTGGTCTCAGAGGCCGATTGATGTTTCCATGGAAAATTCGATTTAAACTAATTTAGTATAGAATTGAAATGATAAATGCCTTAATCTCCATTCCACCGCTTAAGTTTCACGTTATCTATACGATCTCACAAACATGTGAAAGTATACTTATCGTCACGAacaatattatttcaaatatcaaGTCTGAGTGAGCTTAACACAAagatatacataggtacatacgtacgtacaatgcatttatattaatttatataacgcATTGTAAACAGAAAGTAGGAGTCTAGGCTAAGTTAACCAGtacttaactgacagatggttgctaaccagacattgagaaaacggtTCTGAACTGTAAATTGTATGTCTTGTAAATATCTTTGTGTCAAGTTCTTTAAGATGCACGTACAGaatgtattttttacaaaatcttcACAACTTCTGTTAGTTaggtatacatttatttatggcAACTAACAATAATGTATTACCTCTAATAACACATTTATAATTAACTGAAAACTTTATTTGGTACTTTCTTCTTGTGCGTCCACGTTTTTTATGAAACCAGCCGGCGAATTTGCCATAATATTGTAAAGACTTAGATAGTGCTAATTGACATTCTGTGCACTACCAGGAGTCTGCATTGAAcactaaatacaaaattataaaatgatgATATTGAAGTAGTTGCAAAATGTTTCCAAAGAAATAATTCGATTATTTCATAGTGGTAGTACCcctattttaaaattgaaaaaattaaccgTTGTCTCTTGGCTTGGAGTGTGTAAAATTATCAATTTGCGttcgttttgttttatttgtattaaaatttggctttcattgttttattttttttttgttgatataaattcttcacttgtgtGTGTTGTTAACGcgaataaaaataatgacagAGTTCCAtacacttgtatatgtatgtacacacatacttataaacAGAATACGTGTGTtgatatagtacatatttaagCATGGAGATATGGCGGCAAGTGGTAGACTTTACTTTCTTCCAGTTTAtccctttaaattttttggtcatGTTGGATTAAAAACTGCTTTTTGAATGCACGACCGACCCTGAGTAATTAACTAACTACATACACCTGAGTGCGCAAATGATAGTGACAAGATTGAGAATaggtaacataaaaaattaaatttataaaaatagtttcGTTGAAGACGTCTTTTTTAATTCGACCCAAAAAAGGAACGTGTCAAAGTTGTCGCAAATTCTATGTTTATTTCATAAGTCACATAAGAGTTTCTACAAAATTCAAACttgcaaataacaacaaaaagttgtttCCGGAAGTACTGCATACAGTGATAATTAGAGAGTAGCTAAAGTAGTACTCAAAAGTTAAGCAGAGTTCAAGTTTTTTGTCTTGCCCTAGGACATAGAAATGGGCGTGGTTAATTTAGGAATACTCTCTGTTCATTTTAAAAGTATACATGGAGTACTCACCATTGGTAAAGGGATTTTACGTTGTACTTAATATGTATAGCGAATTTTGCGGTAAGTGGTTGTGTTAGGGAGCGGTTTGGCGCGCAAAGTGAGCACTAGGAACGTGTGATCTCCAGAACCAAAGCGCAGCCAGAGAAACAATTTGACGGCGCTGCGGCAGTGTGCACACATGGCACaactaaaatgtaaacaaactgatTATCATCCCATTCAAAGAACAAATAACACAATCAGAATCGTGCTCGCAGCAACGCGAGTGCTAAGCTAACGCCGCTCATTCGACAACTGCACTCGCCATAACAATTAGTGTTGCCACAACACATTTAAATcctactaaatatttttttacaaaattccttcaaaatataaaaaaacgtatAGGAAACCGGCGTTACTTTAATTCCAAACACCAGTAGTCATTCCAGGATATCGTAATGTACTTGATAAATTtactttgttaatttttcttctgGGTTTAAACAAATGTTAGCATGTGTGAGCattcacataaaaatattcGTAAATTGTCCGGCATAGCACATACgaatgtaaatttgtaaaagctGATATTTACctctgttattattatattgttcagttggtatggttgtatattttttcatgaGGGGTGGTGAACCAGCAAGTGGACTTATGTAtttacctatatacatatacatatgcctgTAGagagaatttgttttttgttttgtatgaaCGCGTTGTTGAGAAGTAATAACAAAAGTGGAAGAAAAACATTGAGTTAAAACGTAAACATGCATGAACATACTACAAGCATaagtaaatacttatgtatgtacatatgtatatatgtacatctgtcTGTACACATGTGTACGAAATATACACAGTAGTCCTCGCATATTTTACCAAGTGTTGAATTCTCAGATATTTATATAAGCTAGGACATCGGTAGATGCAATAGAAAATACACCCTTAGTTTTTCCAGACCATGGACTTggataaatttacaaaaaagaaatttatatgcACAAAAATTGGTTATAATGTCTATACCATGTAAACAATGATCAGATATGACTTCGACCGAAAGTAGTGGTATTTTTTTAACCCTGGACGGTCatcctttttttttgtacattaacGTCATCCTTCGTCAATATGACGACGACTTATTTCAAATCCATTTTCAGTAGGGTGTGAGTCGAAATAATGAACgcgttttaagtttttttatttatttatttcattattaataaatacaagtcaaaaataaaaaggaaaacttATATTGCTGTACGAAAACGGAGATCAACACGAACagttaaaaacatatttacaatgaaaataaaatagttcgtAGTCATTTTGACGAAGGATGACCGTCTAGGGTTAAATATGCTTAACAGAATAATGTAACTTTAATTGAGTGTAAGTTGTGCGAGGTGATCAAAGTAGTTTAACTAAAGTTATGACTGATGAACTAACTACTTGGAATGATACCAGTTAACTGGTAACGAACTAACTTTTTTAATCCTCTTTTTCAGTAATTAAAGGTCTCGGGTTAAGGTATTAACCTTAATATTCATCTCATACAATTTTAGAGAGCTATACAGTGATTTAACCATAATTCtctaatacaatatatgtacatacatattatgtttttcatattgtttatttatattgctAACTAAAAGCTTATCAACTTTCAATATGTTTCACAG encodes:
- the LOC105229351 gene encoding pneumococcal serine-rich repeat protein, with protein sequence MQQLQTPILLAPIDFNLTAQPHTLINRVIMEWTNDEALELIEQYRIHTELWNRADPKYKDKLCRFRAWSEIAERFGCSKAEVERKMNVLLTQYRREKHKMLIKLYQGIQPNPSKWYAFKRFDFMEAGGGSSSSSRSGTNGHTSTSTAASLNGLNSYETITAAAQQTTSAAVAVAATTANAAPSTSQHRRMKKEMKYFGAMGISLPMLIASNTALDTWNTVGQYSPPIDNDRNPLRVPLPMPFPNSQSEMNVASSATRSLFGGSSNSDITASPQKPMESSDIEDKDEILTKRERSTPSSLHNVSGSSDVGAHVNCVGNTAITERCNSDNTCGISGRTGVEGAIVEPNDGGSSPISNIIESHEKRRRTTRDHEELDIKRELVDYFHPPHPPAPPDSHRSYSSIDENRIGGADPDDFAQDLRVSAAAAAAAKGINFSQFVLPRNLRHSSESIDEKFAPLNMRKLSSVSATASTAGQMLMNSLLSNESLSEETATSTSGRIKSTSQEAASTSAAAAAAAIYAESLNKDDCDFIGSNVTLKLRSMDRTQRIIAEKLISEVLFYGQFNELERNAHIQPK